In one window of Phormidium ambiguum IAM M-71 DNA:
- a CDS encoding CheR family methyltransferase produces the protein MNEALVDRFIQLISRNTGLYIREEDKKTLSKKISQRIKTLKISNPEDYYLFLTNNNEIKNYPGKPRNWTTEAEWKELVCLITTGESYFFRDQGQFSLLRNTILPEIITHKQNKAELTGNHQKSLRIWSAGCSTGEEPYSLAILVKQLIPDLYNWQILVLGTDINYKSIEKAKQGIYNPWSFRLVDPHLQIDYFQQQQSDWQIDNQITQMVKLQPGNLLLDKFPDYNAEIHDMDLILCRNVFVYFEHQAIATVVKKFYDTLVPGGYLMTAHTELYSQDMGEFKVKILPESIIYQRRENQLLNSNYHENSKSENPNLHKKSSSYRNSTLKNETGKYVDKSAILKELYNQSKISHSNYHYSTSFTTSKATEKIADHTPSTYIHHTSSHNLIKEAETLFQEEYYLQAIHKAEQVISSHPQHFGAHYLLAQAYANLGEHNQAVHYCQQAIAIDSLAVQPYYLLAHIAEENQDLEKAKLLLKTIIYLSPSFVAAYLELAAIYEKEGNQERAKKMLATALELLNQLPSSAVVEQHSAVTVGELLEYVKKLL, from the coding sequence ATGAATGAAGCGTTAGTCGATCGTTTTATCCAGCTAATTTCCAGAAATACGGGTTTGTACATTAGAGAAGAGGACAAAAAGACATTAAGTAAAAAAATTTCGCAAAGAATCAAAACTTTAAAAATAAGTAATCCCGAAGATTACTATTTATTTTTAACAAATAACAATGAAATAAAAAATTATCCAGGAAAGCCTCGCAACTGGACTACAGAGGCAGAATGGAAGGAATTAGTATGCTTAATAACTACAGGAGAAAGTTACTTTTTCCGCGATCAAGGACAATTTAGCTTACTTAGAAATACAATCTTACCAGAAATTATTACACATAAACAAAACAAAGCCGAATTAACAGGTAATCATCAAAAATCTTTGAGAATTTGGAGTGCTGGCTGTTCCACCGGAGAAGAACCTTATTCTTTAGCTATTTTAGTCAAACAATTAATCCCTGATTTATATAACTGGCAAATCTTAGTTTTAGGTACAGACATTAACTATAAATCCATTGAGAAAGCCAAGCAAGGAATTTATAATCCTTGGTCTTTTCGATTAGTAGATCCACATCTACAAATTGATTATTTTCAACAACAACAAAGCGATTGGCAAATTGACAATCAAATTACCCAAATGGTGAAATTGCAGCCAGGAAATTTACTATTAGATAAATTCCCTGACTATAATGCAGAAATTCATGACATGGATTTGATTCTTTGTCGAAATGTTTTTGTTTACTTTGAACATCAAGCTATTGCCACAGTAGTTAAAAAATTTTACGATACCTTAGTCCCTGGCGGTTACTTAATGACAGCCCATACAGAACTTTATAGCCAGGACATGGGAGAATTTAAAGTAAAAATATTACCAGAATCTATAATTTATCAACGCAGAGAAAATCAATTATTAAATTCAAATTATCATGAAAATAGTAAATCAGAAAATCCTAATTTACACAAAAAGTCCTCTTCTTATCGTAATTCAACATTAAAGAACGAAACAGGGAAATATGTAGATAAATCAGCGATTTTAAAAGAATTGTATAACCAAAGTAAGATATCTCATTCTAATTATCATTATTCAACTTCTTTCACTACTAGTAAAGCCACAGAAAAAATAGCAGACCATACCCCATCAACTTATATTCATCACACCTCATCTCATAATTTAATTAAAGAAGCAGAAACACTTTTTCAAGAAGAATATTATCTGCAAGCAATTCACAAAGCTGAACAAGTAATTTCTTCCCATCCCCAACATTTTGGGGCTCATTATTTATTAGCCCAAGCTTATGCTAATTTAGGAGAACACAATCAAGCTGTGCATTACTGTCAGCAAGCAATAGCAATTGATTCTTTGGCTGTACAACCTTATTATTTATTAGCCCACATCGCTGAAGAAAACCAAGATTTAGAAAAAGCAAAGCTATTATTGAAAACTATTATTTATTTATCGCCTTCTTTTGTTGCTGCATATTTAGAACTGGCTGCTATTTATGAAAAAGAGGGAAATCAGGAAAGAGCAAAAAAAATGTTAGCTACAGCGTTGGAATTACTGAATCAGCTACCATCCTCAGCTGTGGTAGAACAACACAGTGCAGTAACTGTTGGTGAGTTACTAGAATATGTTAAAAAATTATTGTAA
- a CDS encoding chemotaxis protein CheW translates to MSNKPYLIFSISNSLYGVEAFCVQEIFSLPNLTPIAEAPNDMVGVVNLRGDILPVVDLNLRFGYEQLDYCLTDSVIVLEWQEIRLGIIVNQVLEVHNIPLQEMTTELFYKELNSRALRFMAGIGKVDADIIMLLNHESLLCYYQNIEQFLAKNQVENGEIKDKFSKRQLVFCPLATPEQKAIFRERADNLRQSTQRQDFAGLIPLAVVGLNGEYFGLDLPIVREFTDIRQVTPVPCCPPHILGNMNLRGEILTLVDIRPVLNMPILGIEKNANIKVMIIKIDDLIAGVTVDDVFDVMYLQPSQILPVPTAVHSANSEYLRGTANYRDKMMSILDVAKVFQQGDLIVNEEV, encoded by the coding sequence ATGTCTAATAAACCTTATTTGATCTTTAGCATAAGTAACTCACTTTATGGAGTGGAAGCATTTTGTGTGCAAGAGATTTTTTCTTTACCTAATTTAACACCAATTGCTGAAGCACCAAATGATATGGTTGGGGTGGTAAATTTACGAGGTGATATTTTACCTGTAGTAGACTTAAATCTACGATTTGGCTATGAACAATTAGATTATTGCTTAACAGATAGTGTAATTGTTTTGGAATGGCAAGAAATTCGCTTAGGAATTATTGTGAATCAAGTCCTTGAAGTCCATAATATTCCCTTACAAGAAATGACGACGGAACTTTTTTATAAAGAATTAAACAGTCGGGCATTGCGTTTTATGGCTGGAATTGGCAAAGTAGATGCAGATATTATTATGTTACTGAATCATGAAAGTTTACTTTGTTATTATCAAAATATTGAACAATTTTTAGCTAAAAACCAGGTAGAAAATGGAGAAATTAAAGATAAATTTTCTAAAAGACAATTAGTATTTTGCCCGCTAGCTACACCTGAACAAAAAGCAATCTTCCGAGAAAGAGCAGATAATTTAAGACAATCTACTCAAAGGCAAGATTTTGCTGGATTAATTCCTTTAGCTGTAGTGGGATTAAATGGTGAATATTTTGGATTAGATTTGCCAATCGTGCGTGAGTTTACTGACATTCGCCAAGTTACTCCAGTTCCTTGTTGTCCTCCACATATTTTAGGTAATATGAATTTACGGGGAGAAATTTTGACATTAGTTGATATTCGTCCTGTATTAAATATGCCAATTTTAGGCATAGAAAAGAACGCGAATATTAAAGTAATGATTATTAAAATAGATGATTTAATTGCAGGAGTTACAGTTGATGATGTATTTGATGTAATGTACTTGCAACCATCGCAAATTTTGCCAGTACCGACAGCCGTACATTCAGCGAATAGTGAATACTTAAGAGGTACGGCTAATTATCGAGACAAAATGATGAGTATTTTGGATGTAGCAAAAGTTTTTCAACAAGGTGACTTAATTGTAAATGAGGAAGTATAA
- a CDS encoding methyl-accepting chemotaxis protein, with amino-acid sequence MKFDNMFSKLKLRDRIILGYSVPLLFSIAIAGVVYSNVAKVEEQNQREVLGYELVRNTDMIALALARLQRAARGYILKPELQNISNFQEAEKLFNDSTQYLEGKVEDANQKNRLNKINTLGKESLEFNRNLINLVRTGKQKEAIKSYNSLNRQELNKEIEQILNEFEQDEIKIQQQKNKETKEALATLNSVVIVGTLLSVGLAIPIGLWIASRITQAINESVSAIASSSTEIAATIEEQERAASQQASAVHQTTTTIDELGVSSRQSAEQAEMSAKGAQEALEKAEEGTSAVEQSLQEMATLKQKVEEIAKKILNLSEQTNQIGSISTVVSELANQTNMLALNAAVEAVRAGEHGKGFGVVASEIRKLADASKQSADKINGLVVDIKNAINSTVIVTKEGTKSAEQGEIIAQKTADAFASIMAEINNVYESSQQISLNVKQQATAIQQVATAMNSLSTAAMQNASGISQTKLGTQKLNEVAVNLKSVV; translated from the coding sequence ATGAAATTCGATAATATGTTTAGTAAATTAAAGCTAAGAGATAGGATTATTTTAGGGTATTCTGTCCCTTTACTTTTTTCTATTGCGATCGCAGGTGTAGTCTATTCTAATGTAGCCAAGGTAGAAGAACAAAATCAAAGAGAAGTCTTAGGTTATGAACTAGTAAGAAATACGGACATGATTGCTTTGGCTTTAGCAAGACTCCAAAGAGCAGCTAGAGGATACATATTAAAACCAGAGTTACAGAATATTAGTAACTTTCAAGAAGCAGAAAAATTATTTAATGATTCAACACAATACTTGGAAGGTAAGGTAGAAGATGCTAATCAAAAAAACCGATTAAACAAAATTAATACCTTGGGTAAAGAGTCGTTAGAATTTAATAGGAATTTGATTAATTTAGTGAGAACTGGCAAACAAAAAGAAGCTATAAAATCATACAATTCCTTAAATCGTCAAGAATTGAATAAGGAAATAGAGCAAATCTTGAATGAATTTGAACAAGATGAAATAAAGATTCAACAACAAAAGAATAAAGAAACCAAAGAAGCATTAGCTACATTAAATTCAGTAGTAATTGTAGGTACATTACTATCAGTTGGATTAGCGATACCGATCGGCTTATGGATTGCTTCTCGAATTACCCAAGCAATTAATGAAAGTGTCAGTGCGATCGCCTCTTCCTCCACAGAAATTGCTGCCACCATAGAAGAACAAGAACGCGCCGCTTCTCAACAAGCTTCCGCAGTTCATCAAACTACTACTACTATTGATGAATTAGGTGTATCTTCTCGCCAATCAGCTGAACAAGCAGAAATGTCAGCCAAAGGCGCACAAGAAGCATTAGAAAAAGCGGAAGAAGGAACTTCCGCAGTTGAACAATCTTTGCAAGAAATGGCTACTTTGAAACAAAAAGTAGAAGAAATAGCTAAAAAAATTCTCAATTTAAGCGAACAAACCAATCAAATAGGTAGCATTTCTACTGTAGTCAGTGAATTAGCTAATCAAACCAATATGTTAGCTTTAAATGCAGCTGTAGAAGCAGTAAGGGCGGGTGAACATGGTAAAGGTTTTGGCGTTGTTGCTAGCGAAATTCGTAAATTAGCTGATGCTAGCAAACAATCAGCCGACAAAATTAATGGTTTAGTAGTTGATATTAAAAATGCCATTAACTCTACAGTAATTGTGACTAAAGAAGGCACTAAAAGTGCTGAACAGGGAGAAATAATTGCCCAAAAAACAGCCGATGCTTTTGCCAGTATTATGGCAGAAATTAACAACGTTTATGAAAGTAGTCAACAGATATCCTTGAATGTCAAGCAGCAAGCCACAGCGATTCAACAAGTAGCAACAGCAATGAACTCTTTAAGTACAGCTGCTATGCAAAACGCCAGTGGAATCAGCCAAACTAAACTTGGGACCCAAAAACTTAACGAAGTTGCTGTAAATCTTAAATCAGTTGTCTAG
- a CDS encoding CHASE3 domain-containing protein, which translates to MLKQIRLSSIVPLGFGATFLIMLGIGIVSKITMERLGKATELVAHTYEVKAELKQLEKLLVDAETGQRGFIYTGLANFLEPYNQSRTLITQNLGNLSKQITDPSQQKKLNTIEELVRQKMDELTTTIILKRAGKEKELRALVVSGKGKIIMDKIRANLDLMIKQENALQLQRMQAAKEAEFFAQTVSIGGTLMAILIGSFIVVFITRQVVQPINQVASAIATSSNEIATTVAQQERTAAQQATAVNQTTTTMDELNISSQRSAEQAEAVAAGARQILNLVDARYEDNSGLHQISLKQKISTLAEHILNLSKQTHQIGRISTLVSQLANQTYMLALNAAVEAVRAGEHGKGFGVVASEIRKLADQSKQSAEQINIIVFEIQSATNSIINASDEGKITLEEIVEVINDVVVSTQQISLNAKQQATAIEQVVEAMNNLNQGAAEAASGISQTKESTQSLNEAAINLKTIV; encoded by the coding sequence ATGCTCAAACAAATTAGGTTAAGTTCAATTGTTCCCCTGGGTTTTGGGGCAACTTTTCTAATTATGTTGGGAATTGGAATCGTATCTAAAATAACTATGGAAAGATTGGGTAAAGCTACTGAATTAGTTGCTCATACTTATGAAGTTAAAGCGGAATTGAAACAACTAGAAAAGCTATTAGTGGATGCGGAAACAGGGCAAAGGGGATTTATTTACACAGGGTTAGCAAATTTTTTAGAACCCTATAATCAATCAAGAACTTTAATTACCCAGAATCTGGGAAATTTAAGTAAACAAATTACAGACCCTTCGCAGCAAAAAAAATTGAATACAATTGAAGAATTAGTGCGGCAAAAAATGGATGAGCTAACAACAACTATTATTTTAAAAAGAGCAGGTAAAGAAAAAGAACTAAGAGCCTTGGTAGTCTCTGGTAAAGGTAAGATAATTATGGATAAAATCAGAGCAAATCTTGATTTAATGATTAAGCAAGAAAATGCTCTGCAACTCCAAAGAATGCAAGCAGCGAAGGAAGCAGAATTTTTTGCTCAAACTGTTTCGATTGGTGGTACATTAATGGCTATTTTAATCGGTTCATTTATTGTAGTTTTTATTACTCGCCAAGTTGTCCAACCAATTAATCAGGTAGCAAGTGCGATCGCTACTTCTAGCAATGAAATTGCCACTACGGTTGCACAACAAGAACGTACAGCTGCTCAACAAGCAACAGCTGTGAATCAAACAACGACAACAATGGATGAATTGAATATCTCCTCGCAAAGATCGGCAGAACAAGCAGAAGCAGTAGCCGCAGGCGCACGCCAAATATTAAACTTAGTTGATGCTAGATATGAGGACAATTCAGGATTACATCAAATTAGCTTGAAACAGAAAATTTCTACATTAGCTGAACACATTCTTAATTTGAGTAAACAAACTCATCAAATAGGCAGAATTTCCACTTTAGTTAGCCAATTAGCCAACCAAACTTATATGTTAGCTCTTAATGCAGCTGTAGAAGCAGTACGTGCTGGCGAACATGGCAAAGGTTTTGGTGTTGTAGCTAGCGAAATTCGTAAACTGGCAGATCAAAGTAAACAATCAGCTGAACAAATTAATATCATTGTGTTTGAAATTCAATCAGCAACGAATTCCATAATAAACGCATCTGATGAAGGAAAAATAACATTAGAAGAAATTGTGGAAGTAATTAACGATGTAGTTGTTAGTACCCAACAAATTTCTTTGAATGCCAAGCAACAAGCAACTGCTATTGAACAAGTAGTTGAAGCTATGAATAACCTGAATCAAGGAGCAGCTGAAGCTGCTAGTGGAATCAGCCAAACTAAAGAAAGCACCCAAAGTCTAAATGAAGCAGCCATAAATCTTAAAACAATAGTTTAA
- a CDS encoding methyl-accepting chemotaxis protein: MFTNLKLRNRMLLGYGVPIILFMGLTGLIYTSTNKLVVAFEEIKRTQKILDSSSLMRFSYTRMALALRGYVVFRNQELIDDYYTWRQLFNKNHEEIIPIITNVQQKERLKKMLDLSNRYHNLSNLVINLVRSGKQAEAISLLRRQQEQALVNSFRDLSIEFNDTEKSLVNKATNEAENLLNNLIIAVLIGALLCVVFSLLAALLISSAITSEINKAVSTIASSSTEIASTVEQQERTATLQATAVNQTTTTMDELGISSQRAANQAATAATTAQEILVLAGAGNEVVEETQIGILALKAKVSSIAEQTLILSQQTNQIAIISNLVSDLANQTNMLALNAAVEAVRAGEQGKGFGVVAAEIRKLADQSKKSADKINSLIATIENAINSTLMATEEGHRTVEQNAIQTQKASETFNTLADSINDIVFSIQQISLSAKEQSIAIQQVVDAMNLLNQAATETASGISQTKISTQLLNEASINLKSLV, translated from the coding sequence ATGTTTACTAATTTAAAATTACGAAATCGAATGTTATTAGGCTATGGAGTCCCGATAATTTTATTTATGGGGTTAACTGGATTAATTTATACTAGCACCAACAAATTAGTTGTTGCCTTTGAGGAGATAAAACGAACTCAAAAAATTCTTGATAGTAGCTCTTTAATGAGATTTAGTTATACTCGAATGGCTTTAGCATTGCGTGGGTATGTCGTTTTCCGCAATCAAGAACTAATTGATGATTATTATACATGGCGGCAACTATTCAATAAAAATCATGAAGAAATAATACCAATTATTACTAATGTTCAACAAAAAGAACGCTTAAAAAAAATGTTAGATCTGAGTAACAGATATCATAATTTATCGAACCTTGTGATTAACTTAGTTCGGAGTGGTAAGCAAGCAGAAGCAATTTCTTTATTAAGAAGACAACAAGAACAAGCACTAGTCAATAGTTTTAGAGATTTAAGTATAGAATTCAATGATACCGAGAAATCTTTGGTCAATAAAGCAACTAATGAAGCGGAAAATTTATTAAATAATTTAATTATAGCTGTGTTAATTGGTGCTTTATTGTGCGTAGTTTTTTCTTTATTAGCTGCATTATTAATTTCCTCGGCTATTACTTCGGAAATTAATAAAGCTGTAAGTACGATCGCTTCTTCCTCTACAGAGATTGCTAGTACAGTTGAACAGCAAGAACGCACCGCCACTCTTCAAGCAACAGCGGTAAATCAAACTACTACTACTATGGATGAACTAGGGATTTCTTCACAACGCGCAGCGAATCAAGCTGCTACTGCTGCTACTACTGCTCAAGAAATTTTAGTACTAGCTGGAGCGGGAAATGAAGTAGTTGAAGAAACTCAAATAGGAATTTTAGCCTTAAAAGCAAAAGTCAGTAGTATTGCTGAACAAACTTTAATTTTAAGCCAACAAACTAATCAAATAGCTATTATTTCTAACTTAGTAAGTGACTTAGCTAATCAAACCAATATGTTAGCTTTGAATGCCGCAGTTGAAGCGGTGCGTGCTGGGGAACAAGGAAAAGGTTTTGGTGTTGTAGCAGCAGAAATTCGCAAACTTGCCGATCAAAGCAAAAAATCTGCCGATAAAATTAATTCTTTGATTGCAACTATCGAAAATGCCATTAATTCTACACTTATGGCAACAGAAGAAGGTCATAGAACTGTAGAGCAAAATGCTATCCAAACCCAAAAAGCATCAGAAACTTTTAATACACTAGCAGATTCAATTAACGACATCGTTTTTAGTATTCAACAAATTTCATTAAGTGCTAAAGAGCAATCTATTGCTATTCAACAAGTAGTTGATGCGATGAATTTGTTAAACCAAGCTGCTACTGAAACAGCTAGCGGCATTAGCCAAACCAAAATTAGTACTCAACTGTTAAACGAAGCTTCTATAAATTTAAAAAGTCTAGTTTAA
- a CDS encoding hybrid sensor histidine kinase/response regulator translates to MFIDDEELRVIFKSASEEHLQKLEYGFLHLEKNPNDQEILEELMREAHSLKGDAGMLGLKDISTLAHQLEHILGTIKRSEAELSSDVSDRLYQGLDAIKQLVTEAVLGTPPQIDVFHVLAYMMGGNNHAFSSNQTTVQEPSEEIEQIEQIESIEASEDDRLLGETILEDLVNSEAIVITNEVEVIHPEVEDLPIINVSEVPIDVMPVNEIQKVNVTISQLSETSPAPTNISSNKATNEPTYRIESVRVETRHLDSLMTQAGELTVTKIRINHRLLEIEEIVNLCEEYSRSRLHKSRLGANNNSPETSFFPVNASLFALPQTSDSTLQTDGVQTTEKFLEQLGNIVNKLRNSLYEDVQRLEVISDELSDGIRTLRLLPLATIFGLFPRMVRDLAKQQSKEINFLIEGGETKADKRIIEEMKDPLMHMIRNCVDHGIESVEERISRGKSPQGTILLRAKQTTTNVVIEVIDDGRGLDIEKIKQTALKRRICREEELATMTPSQVQSLIFTPGFSTRTFVTEVSGRGVGLDVVRTNVEHLKGNIQVESNFGIGCTIRMLLPTTLATAHVLIVSVDNISYAIPVEYVMMARLITQEDIFPIEGQDTILIDSQPISVTHLADLLEINHQQGWGTLPLQQAATNSQHLPCIIIKVGDATLGLIVDALLDEQDVMLKPQGKLLKRVRNVSGATILGTGEVCMVLNPQDLIKSVRKQAVSKVAKRTVKSLPITGRKQTILLVEDSIAIRTQEKRILEGAGYEVITAVDGIDALTKLKSRSYDAIVSDIQMPNLDGLSLTAKIRQHKEYSELPIILVTSLASDEDKKRGAEAGANAYITKGTFNQQVLLDTLRRLV, encoded by the coding sequence ATGTTTATCGATGATGAAGAACTGAGAGTTATCTTTAAATCAGCAAGTGAAGAGCATTTGCAAAAATTAGAATATGGGTTTTTGCATTTAGAAAAAAATCCTAACGATCAAGAAATTTTAGAAGAATTGATGCGGGAAGCCCATAGTCTAAAAGGCGATGCAGGAATGTTAGGATTAAAAGATATTTCTACTCTTGCCCATCAATTAGAACATATTTTAGGCACTATTAAAAGAAGTGAAGCCGAACTATCTTCTGATGTAAGCGATCGCCTTTATCAAGGATTAGATGCTATTAAACAATTAGTCACAGAAGCAGTGTTAGGAACGCCACCTCAAATTGATGTTTTTCATGTTTTAGCTTACATGATGGGAGGAAATAATCACGCTTTCTCCTCTAATCAAACAACTGTTCAAGAGCCATCAGAAGAAATAGAACAAATAGAACAAATAGAATCAATAGAGGCTAGCGAAGACGATCGCTTACTTGGAGAAACAATTTTAGAGGATTTGGTAAATTCTGAAGCGATCGTTATTACTAATGAAGTAGAAGTTATTCACCCAGAAGTAGAAGATTTACCAATTATTAATGTTTCCGAAGTTCCTATCGATGTAATGCCAGTTAACGAAATTCAAAAAGTCAACGTTACTATCTCGCAACTTTCAGAAACTTCTCCCGCACCAACGAATATCTCTTCTAACAAAGCTACCAATGAACCAACTTACCGCATTGAAAGTGTGCGAGTAGAAACTCGACATTTAGATTCTTTAATGACTCAAGCAGGTGAGCTTACAGTTACCAAAATTCGCATTAATCATCGACTATTAGAAATAGAAGAAATAGTCAATTTATGTGAGGAATATAGTCGTAGTAGACTGCATAAATCCAGATTGGGAGCCAACAATAATTCTCCAGAAACAAGCTTTTTCCCTGTTAACGCTTCTCTGTTTGCTTTGCCCCAAACTTCTGATAGCACTCTCCAAACAGATGGAGTTCAAACTACAGAAAAATTTCTCGAGCAATTAGGAAATATAGTTAATAAATTACGTAATTCTCTTTATGAAGATGTGCAAAGATTAGAAGTAATTTCTGATGAACTATCTGACGGAATTAGAACTCTAAGACTTTTGCCATTAGCCACTATTTTTGGTTTATTTCCTCGCATGGTACGCGACTTAGCTAAACAACAAAGTAAAGAAATTAATTTTCTGATAGAAGGAGGAGAAACTAAAGCTGATAAACGCATTATCGAAGAAATGAAAGATCCTTTGATGCACATGATTCGTAATTGTGTCGATCATGGAATTGAATCTGTAGAAGAAAGAATTAGTCGGGGTAAATCACCACAGGGAACTATTTTACTGCGAGCTAAACAAACAACTACTAATGTAGTCATAGAAGTTATTGATGATGGCAGAGGTTTAGACATTGAAAAAATTAAACAAACCGCATTGAAACGGAGGATTTGCCGTGAAGAAGAACTGGCAACAATGACTCCATCTCAAGTGCAATCATTAATTTTTACGCCAGGTTTTTCTACTCGAACGTTTGTGACTGAAGTTTCCGGTAGGGGTGTGGGATTAGATGTGGTGCGAACTAATGTAGAACATTTGAAAGGAAATATCCAAGTAGAATCTAATTTCGGAATCGGTTGTACAATTCGGATGTTGCTACCCACAACGTTAGCTACAGCGCACGTTTTAATTGTTTCCGTTGATAATATTTCTTATGCAATTCCTGTGGAATATGTCATGATGGCACGGTTAATTACCCAGGAAGATATTTTTCCGATCGAAGGACAAGATACAATTCTGATCGATTCACAACCAATTTCTGTAACTCATTTGGCGGATTTACTAGAAATAAATCATCAACAAGGCTGGGGAACTCTTCCGCTTCAACAAGCAGCGACAAATTCCCAACATTTGCCTTGTATCATTATTAAAGTAGGAGATGCCACTTTGGGTTTGATTGTAGACGCATTACTCGACGAACAGGACGTAATGCTAAAACCTCAAGGTAAGCTGCTTAAACGGGTGCGGAATGTCTCTGGAGCGACAATTTTGGGTACTGGGGAAGTTTGTATGGTGTTAAATCCCCAAGATTTAATTAAGTCTGTACGTAAGCAGGCAGTGTCAAAAGTTGCTAAGCGAACCGTAAAATCTCTACCAATAACTGGACGGAAACAAACTATTTTGTTAGTGGAAGATTCGATCGCCATTCGTACCCAAGAAAAACGTATCCTAGAAGGAGCAGGTTATGAAGTCATCACTGCCGTTGATGGCATAGATGCACTCACCAAATTGAAGTCTCGCTCTTACGATGCTATAGTCTCTGACATTCAAATGCCGAATTTAGATGGTTTATCACTCACCGCTAAAATTCGTCAGCATAAAGAATATAGCGAATTACCAATTATTTTAGTAACTTCCTTAGCCAGCGATGAAGATAAAAAAAGAGGTGCAGAAGCAGGCGCAAACGCTTATATTACTAAAGGCACTTTTAATCAACAAGTGTTATTAGATACTCTCCGCAGACTCGTTTAA
- the cheB gene encoding chemotaxis-specific protein-glutamate methyltransferase CheB, whose translation MPIRVLLVEDSPVALVILKRILATSPDIEVVGTARHGREALELIPKLQPQVICTDYHMPQMNGLEFTEEVMVRFPRPILVISASVQAEDTQTIFKMLNAGAVDVFPKPRSPSVEEYELLKQELISKIKILSGVTVFTRHRRNSNFTTLVDRTTRTTESNRQAVKLETKSTISVPRPAATNSLFQSSYSKPKILSIGASTGGPQALNNILSQLPINFPLPILCVQHISEGFLQGLVDWLGSECQMPVKIANFGELPKPGVIYFPPEGRHLELDNFGKFICNNSPPVSGHRPSVTVTFNSVAKCYGAANIAVLLTGMGRDGADGMLAIAQAGGITIAQDEASCVVFGMPREAIALGAAKHILPVNEIAAMLLRQLKIPNGKIW comes from the coding sequence ATGCCAATTCGAGTTTTATTAGTTGAAGATTCACCAGTGGCGCTGGTAATCCTAAAACGCATTTTAGCCACATCTCCAGATATCGAAGTTGTCGGCACTGCTCGTCATGGTCGAGAAGCTTTAGAATTAATTCCAAAACTGCAACCGCAAGTCATTTGTACGGATTACCATATGCCACAAATGAATGGTTTAGAGTTTACTGAAGAAGTAATGGTGCGGTTTCCGCGACCAATTTTAGTAATTAGTGCTTCGGTGCAAGCTGAAGATACTCAAACTATTTTTAAAATGTTAAATGCGGGTGCAGTTGATGTTTTTCCTAAACCCCGTTCTCCATCAGTTGAAGAATATGAATTGCTCAAACAGGAGTTGATTAGCAAAATTAAAATTCTTTCTGGTGTGACTGTATTTACTAGACACCGACGGAATAGTAATTTTACAACACTAGTCGATCGCACTACGCGCACTACTGAAAGCAATCGTCAAGCAGTTAAGTTAGAAACTAAAAGCACTATTTCTGTTCCTCGACCTGCGGCGACTAATTCATTATTTCAAAGTAGTTATTCTAAACCCAAAATCCTTTCCATTGGTGCTTCTACCGGAGGGCCACAAGCACTTAATAATATTTTATCGCAATTACCAATAAATTTTCCTTTACCAATTCTTTGCGTTCAACATATTAGCGAGGGATTTTTACAAGGATTAGTAGATTGGTTAGGTTCAGAATGTCAAATGCCTGTAAAAATTGCTAACTTTGGCGAATTACCTAAACCTGGAGTTATATATTTTCCACCTGAAGGTAGACATTTAGAATTAGATAATTTTGGCAAATTTATTTGTAATAATTCACCTCCTGTTTCGGGTCATCGTCCTTCAGTGACAGTAACTTTCAATTCTGTTGCCAAATGTTATGGAGCAGCAAATATTGCCGTTTTGTTAACTGGTATGGGTCGGGATGGTGCTGATGGAATGTTAGCGATCGCGCAAGCTGGTGGCATAACAATTGCTCAAGATGAAGCAAGTTGTGTAGTGTTCGGAATGCCGAGAGAAGCGATCGCTTTAGGTGCAGCGAAACACATTTTGCCAGTCAATGAAATTGCCGCCATGTTACTCAGACAATTAAAAATCCCCAATGGGAAAATCTGGTAA